A genome region from Streptomyces sp. NBC_01296 includes the following:
- a CDS encoding 5-oxoprolinase subunit B family protein, with translation MRPLVVGGEALLIELDSAAEVAALHAELLRRRDAGELGAVRDVVPAARTVLLDGVREPRALAERIARWEVPPLAETEGPLITVPVRYDGPDLAEAARLWGVAEREVAGIVGGTVFRVAFCGFAPGFGYLTGLPERYHLPRRATPRTAVPAGSLALAGEYAGVYPRSSPGGWQLIGSTDAVLWDPEREPAALFAPGVRVRFEEVAG, from the coding sequence GTGAGGCCGCTGGTGGTCGGCGGCGAGGCGCTGCTGATCGAGCTGGACTCGGCGGCGGAGGTGGCGGCGCTCCACGCGGAGCTGCTGCGGCGGCGGGACGCGGGGGAGCTGGGCGCCGTACGGGACGTCGTGCCGGCCGCGCGGACGGTGCTGCTGGACGGCGTGCGCGAGCCGCGCGCGCTGGCGGAGCGGATCGCGCGCTGGGAGGTGCCGCCGCTCGCGGAGACCGAGGGGCCGCTGATCACCGTCCCGGTGCGGTACGACGGGCCGGACCTGGCGGAGGCGGCCCGGCTGTGGGGGGTCGCGGAGCGGGAGGTGGCGGGGATCGTCGGGGGGACGGTGTTCCGGGTGGCCTTCTGCGGGTTCGCCCCCGGCTTCGGCTACCTGACGGGGCTGCCGGAGCGCTACCACCTGCCGCGCCGGGCCACGCCCCGTACGGCCGTCCCGGCGGGCTCGCTGGCGCTGGCGGGCGAGTACGCCGGGGTGTACCCGCGCTCCTCCCCCGGCGGCTGGCAGCTGATCGGGTCGACGGACGCGGTGCTGTGGGATCCGGAGCGGGAACCGGCGGCGCTGTTCGCGCCGGGGGTACGGGTGCGGTTCGAGGAGGTGGCGGGGTGA